One Electrophorus electricus isolate fEleEle1 chromosome 10, fEleEle1.pri, whole genome shotgun sequence genomic region harbors:
- the preb gene encoding prolactin regulatory element-binding protein — MGKRKAPELYRAPFPLYTVKIDPKTGLIITAGGGGASKTGIKNGVHFLSFELVGSQHSATLLHSHDTGICATMNMALGGDVIAAGQDGNCSLMQFRQRARKEARPTVTKDGAGEQGGTRRRGGKGQNGNKGGDVSRTKDDSLQVLVEDIGTVQSDLSPQDPVQKCVCFSSDLKLLLTGGADGFIRVWEFPSLKENLKFKAHKDEVEDLHISPDNKHIVTVGRDFACNLWSGDQLALGLCWHENMPHITQKMYRSQSCRFAKVEDQKDALRLYTVQIPHKRERKPLPCYLTKWDGRSFLPLLTKPCGNEVISCMNVSDSGTFLGLGTITGSVAIYIAFSLQRLYYVQESHGIVVTDLAFLPDDPKSKPAKGNNEVAMLSVAVDSRCQLHSVRTRRSVPLWLVLCLCGLLLLGVVLLLQHLFPGFI, encoded by the exons ATGGGCAAACGAAAAGCTCCAGAATTATACCGTGCCCCCTTCCCTCTCTACACGGTTAAAATTGATCCCAAAACTGGACttatcattactgctggaggAGGTGGGGCATCTAAGACAGGAATTAAGAATGGTGTG CACTTCCTGAGTTTTGAGCTGGTTGGCAGTCAGCACAGCGCCACTCTGCTGCACTCCCACGACACAGGGATATGTGCCACTATGAACATGGCGCTGGGAGGAGACGTGATCGCTGCAGGACAGGATGGCAACTGCAGCTTGATGCAGTTCAGACAGCGCGCACGCAAAGAAGCCCGACCAACTGTCACAAAGGACG GAGCGGGGGAGCAGGGTGGTACCAGGAGGCGAGGGGGGAAGGGCCAGAATGGCAACAAGGGTGGTGATGTGTCACGGACGAAGGACGATTCCCTTCAGGTGTTGGTGGAGGACATCGGGACGGTGCAGTCCGACCTTAGCCCTCAGGACCCagtgcagaagtgtgtgtgcttcagctCTGACCTGAAGCTGCTACTGACAGGAGGGGCTGACGGCTTTATCAGAGTGTGGGAG TTTCCTTCCTTGAAGGAGAATTTGAAATTCAAAGCTCATAAGGATGAAGTAGAAGATTTACACATCAGCCCTGACAACAAG CATATTGTGACAGTAGGCCGAGATTTTGCATGTAATCTGTGGAGTGGCGATCAACTGGCACTGGGTTTATGCTGGCATGAAAACATGCCCCATATCACTCAGAAGATGTATCGCTCCCAGTCATGTCG GTTTGCTAAGGTTGAGGATCAAAAAGATGCGCTGAGGCTGTATACGGTCCAGATTCCCCACAAGCGAGAGCGTAAGCCGCTGCCGTGCTACCTCACCAAATGGGATGGAAGGAGCTTCCTGCCCCTGCTCACTAAACCATGTGGCAATGAAGTCAtatcctgtatgaatgtgag TGACTCTGGTACATTTCTTGGCCTTGGCACGATCACGGGATCAGTAGCCATTTACATTGCTTTCTCTTTGCAG AGGCTGTACTATGTACAGGAATCTCATGGCATTGTGGTGACAGACTTGGCCTTCCTGCCTGATGACCCTAAAAGCAAACCCGCAAAAGGAAATAATGAAGTGGCAATGTTGAGTGTTGCTGTCGACAGTCGCTGTCAGTTGCATTCAGTGCGCACCCGGA GATCTGTTCCACTGTGGCTGGTGCTGTGTCTCTGCGGCTTGCTGCTGTTGGGTGTCGTGCTGCTCTTGCAGCATCTCTTCCCAGGGTTCATTTAA